The genomic region CACGTCGAGGATCGATACCGGCCCGCCCGAGCAGACGTTGAATGCGGCGAACCCATCCCGCTGCGCCGCGACGGCCGCGACGTTGGCCGCCGCGACGTCGTCGACGTGCACGAAGTCGCGCATCTGGCCACCGTCCTCGAAAACCCTTGGTGGCTCGCCTCGTTCGATGGACGATCGGAAGATGGCCGCAACACCCGAGTACGGGGTGTCGCGCGGCATGTGCGGTCCGTAGACATTGTGATAGCGCAGCGCGACAACGGAACCGCCGGTCGCCTCGGCCCACGCCAACGCGTAATGCTCCTGCGCCACCTTGCTGGCCGCGTAGAGGCTGCGCGGCCGCAGCGGGGCGTCCTCCCCCACCAGCCGCCACTGCAGTGGTTCACCACCGATGGGGCACTTATGGTCAAACGACCCGGCGTCAAGGTCGGCACGCGTGCGCGGTAGCGGGTCGACGGCGCCGTGCGCGGGGCAGTCGTAGGCCCCCTGGCCGTAGACCACCATCGATGACGCCAGGACCAGCCTGCGACAGCCCGCCGCGAACATCTCGGCCAGCAGCACCGTGGTGCCGAAGTCGTTGTGGCTGCCGTAGTTCGGCGCGTCGGCGGCGTCAACACCTGCACCCACGACGGCCGCCTGGTGGCAGACCACGTCGACCCCCGGCAGCAGCGATGCCAGACCCGACGCGTCCCGGACGTCCACCTCGAGCACGCCGTCGGGCGGTGCCGAGGTATCGCCGTGCGCGGCGCTGAGCATGGCGTCGATCGCGATGACCTCGTGCCCGGCAGCGGTGAGCGCGGCGCGTACCCGCGAGCCGATGAACCCGGCGGCGCCGGTCAGCAGGACCCTCACGGCAGTTCGAACGGAAGGTCCACGCCGTCGTGAGCAAGACAGTGCGTGCAGGTGCGCTCCGTGTCCACCTGGGCGATGGCCTCGTGCAGCAGCTGTTTGAACGGCACCAGGTTCCGCTGGAACTCCGCGAACACATCGACGGTCGTGACGCCCGACCCCGCCTCGATGCCCGCGTCCAGATCAGTGACCAATGCGATGGCGGCGTAACACATCTCGAGTTCGCGGGCGAGCACTGCCTCGGGGTAGCCGGTCATGTTGACCAAGCTGAAACCCTGATCGGCGAACCACTTACTCTCCGCGCGGGTGGAGAACCGGGGACCCTGGATGACGACCATGGTGCCGCCGTCGATCACCCCGGGCAGGCTGGTCGCGGCCCCTCGCAGCGTCGGGCAGTAGGGGTCGGCGAACCCGACGTGAATGCCGCCCGAGTCGAAGTATGTGTCCAGCCGTGCCCTGGTGCGGTCGACGAGTTGGTCGGGCACCACCATCGCGCCGGGCCCCAGCTCGGGGGTCAGGCTGCCGACCGCGCACGGGCCGAACACGCGCCGCACGCCGAGCGCTCGCAGCGCCCACATGTTCGCGCGGTACGGCACGGTGTGCGGGGAGTACTCGTGACCGACGCCGTGCCGCGGCAGAAACGCCACCTCGTGCCCGCCGACCTCGCCCACCGTGATGGGTGCACTCGGAGCCCCGTACGGGGTGTCCAGGTCGACACTGCGCGCTTCTGGTCCGAAGAACGAGTAGAAACCACTGCCACCGATGACTCCAAGCACCCGATTAGCCCCTCGCATCCGCGGTCATTGGTCCATTCTCCTGCATACCCCGGCGTCGACGGCCCGCCCGCAATGCAAGGATTACGCCGTGGCCAGTATCGCGCAGTGGATCGAGGGCGCCCGTCCCCGAACCTTGCCCAACGCCGTTGCCCCCGTCCTCGCCGGAACGGGCGCGGCCGCATGGCTGGACTCCGCCGTCTGGTGGAAGGCACTGCTTGCTCTGGTGGTGTCGCTGGC from Mycolicibacterium sp. YH-1 harbors:
- a CDS encoding S-methyl-5'-thioadenosine phosphorylase → MLGVIGGSGFYSFFGPEARSVDLDTPYGAPSAPITVGEVGGHEVAFLPRHGVGHEYSPHTVPYRANMWALRALGVRRVFGPCAVGSLTPELGPGAMVVPDQLVDRTRARLDTYFDSGGIHVGFADPYCPTLRGAATSLPGVIDGGTMVVIQGPRFSTRAESKWFADQGFSLVNMTGYPEAVLARELEMCYAAIALVTDLDAGIEAGSGVTTVDVFAEFQRNLVPFKQLLHEAIAQVDTERTCTHCLAHDGVDLPFELP
- a CDS encoding NAD(P)-dependent oxidoreductase, yielding MRVLLTGAAGFIGSRVRAALTAAGHEVIAIDAMLSAAHGDTSAPPDGVLEVDVRDASGLASLLPGVDVVCHQAAVVGAGVDAADAPNYGSHNDFGTTVLLAEMFAAGCRRLVLASSMVVYGQGAYDCPAHGAVDPLPRTRADLDAGSFDHKCPIGGEPLQWRLVGEDAPLRPRSLYAASKVAQEHYALAWAEATGGSVVALRYHNVYGPHMPRDTPYSGVAAIFRSSIERGEPPRVFEDGGQMRDFVHVDDVAAANVAAVAAQRDGFAAFNVCSGGPVSILDVASRLCEARDAAPPIITGDYRSGDVRHIVADPARAADELGFRAAIDPRDGLAEFAFAPLRG